Proteins encoded together in one Cyanobacteria bacterium GSL.Bin1 window:
- a CDS encoding FkbM family methyltransferase, which yields MRVEACCQSLLKEILPHVDSRRKGVCLDVGVGNFAFYCNLFSQLGFSTIAIEPSPNKKLRRICQQNSIQLLEYCLSNKNGMQALHLGRFAYLSNQNFNSLESEWFASSQKTKLVSTIDLSALIQLTGIEEITCFKLDIEGWEVVVMEQFKGLSPSQLPKIVMFEYGGGSRRYHGQKGWSPKFLNGTMKCLETLKKCGYGFSIMIDYAPNARPKIFDLQSLTLDPDTLFIPNAVYGNIISFRGFAYSESAITKITNPYNGKWLNWLIERFVTN from the coding sequence ATGCGTGTCGAAGCCTGTTGTCAAAGTTTGCTTAAAGAAATCCTACCACACGTTGACTCTCGTCGAAAAGGAGTCTGTCTAGATGTTGGGGTAGGAAACTTTGCATTTTATTGTAATTTATTTTCTCAGTTAGGTTTTTCAACGATTGCGATTGAACCTTCTCCTAATAAAAAACTACGGCGTATTTGCCAACAAAATTCTATTCAGCTATTAGAATATTGTTTATCTAATAAAAATGGAATGCAGGCTCTACACTTAGGAAGATTTGCGTATTTAAGCAATCAAAATTTTAATTCTCTCGAATCAGAATGGTTTGCATCTTCTCAAAAAACAAAATTAGTTTCTACGATTGATTTATCAGCATTAATACAACTAACTGGTATAGAAGAAATTACTTGCTTTAAATTAGATATTGAAGGTTGGGAAGTGGTTGTAATGGAACAATTCAAAGGACTCTCTCCGTCGCAATTACCGAAGATAGTTATGTTTGAATATGGAGGAGGAAGCCGTCGCTATCATGGACAAAAAGGTTGGTCACCTAAATTTCTCAACGGAACAATGAAGTGCTTAGAAACATTAAAAAAGTGTGGATATGGGTTTAGCATCATGATTGATTATGCTCCTAATGCAAGACCAAAAATTTTTGATTTACAGTCTCTCACTTTAGATCCTGATACCTTATTTATTCCCAATGCTGTTTATGGAAATATTATTAGTTTTCGTGGCTTTGCTTATTCCGAAAGTGCAATCACTAAAATTACGAATCCTTATAACGGTAAATGGCTAAACTGGCTAATAGAAAGATTTGTTACGAATTAA